In Agelaius phoeniceus isolate bAgePho1 chromosome 18, bAgePho1.hap1, whole genome shotgun sequence, one genomic interval encodes:
- the MAPKAPK5 gene encoding MAP kinase-activated protein kinase 5 isoform X4 yields MSHDHDMDRTIKETSILEEYNINWTQKLGAGISGPVRVCMKKSSQERFALKILLDRPKARNEIALALQHCHSLNIAHRDLKPENLLFKDNSLVLEAQRRHQKEKSGIIPTSPTPYTYNKSCDLWSLGVIIYVMLCGYPPFYSKHHSRTIPKDMRKKIMTGSFEFPEEEWSQISEMAKDIVRKLLKVKPEERLTIEGVLDHPWLNSTEALDNILPSAQLMMDKAMVAGIQQAHAEQLANMRIQDLKVSLKPLHSVNNPILRKRKLLGTKPKDGVYIHDPENGSNDSNVALEKLRDVIAQCILPQAGKGENEDEKLNEVMQEAWKYNRECKLLRDTLQSFSWNGRGFTDKVDRLKLAEIVKQVIEEQTNSHDSQ; encoded by the exons ATGTCGCACGATCACGACATGGACAGGACGATCAAG GAAACCTCCATTTTAGAGGAATACAACATAAACTGGACTCAgaagctgggagctgggatcaGTGGCCCTGTTAG AGTCTGCATGAAAAAATCCTCCCAAGAACGCTTTGCACTGAAAATCCTCCTCGATCGTCCAAAAGCTCGAAATGAG ATAGCTTTGGCTTTGCAGCATTGCCACTCACTAAACATTGCACACAGAGACCTCAAGCCTGAGAATCTCCTCTTCAAGGATAACTCTCTG GTATTGGAGGCACAAAGAAGACATCAGAAAGAAAAGTCTGGTATTATCCCCACCTCTCCAACCCCTTACACCTACAACAAG AGCTGTGACCTGTGGTCCCTGGGGGTGATTATCTACGTGATGCTGTGTGGGTACCCCCCCTTCTACTCCAAGCACCACAGCCGGACGATTCCCAAGGACATGAGGAAAAAGATCATGACAGGAAGCTTCGAGTTCCCAGAGGAGGAGTGGAGCCAGATCTCAGAAATGGCAAAAGACATTGTCAGAAA gctgctgaagGTCAAACCTGAGGAACGTCTGACCATTGAGGGGGTGTTGGACCATCCCTGGCTCAATTCCACAGAAGCTCTGGACAACATCCTGCCCTCTGCCCAGCTGATGATGGACAAG GCCATGGTGGCAGGGATCCAACAGGCTCATGCAGAACAACTTGCAAACATGAGAATCCAGGACCTCAAAGTGAGCCTGAAACCCCTTCACTCCGTGAACAACCCGATCCTGCGCAAGCGGAAACTCCTGGG CACCAAGCCAAAGGATGGTGTTTACATCCATGACCCTGAGAATGGAAGCAATGATTCCAACGTGGCTCTGGAGAAGCTGAGAGATGTGATTGCTCAGTGCATTCTACCACAGGCTGGTAAAG GAGAGAATGAAGATGAGAAGTTGAATGAAGTGATGCAGGAGGCCTGGAAATACAACAGGGAGTGCAAATTGCTGCGAGACACCCTGCAGAGCTTCAGCTGGAACG gcAGAGGATTCACAGACAAAGTGGATCGACTAAAACTGGCAGAAATTGTCAAACAAGTGATTGAAGAGCAGACAAAT
- the MAPKAPK5 gene encoding MAP kinase-activated protein kinase 5 isoform X6 codes for MSHDHDMDRTIKETSILEEYNINWTQKLGAGISGPVRVCMKKSSQERFALKILLDRPKARNEVRLHMMCATHPNIVQIIEVYANSVQFPHESSPRARLLIVMEMMEGGELFHRISQHRHFTEKQASQVTKQIALALQHCHSLNIAHRDLKPENLLFKDNSLDAPVKLCDFGFAKVDQGDLMTPQFTPYYVAPQVLEAQRRHQKEKSGIIPTSPTPYTYNKSCDLWSLGVIIYVMLCGYPPFYSKHHSRTIPKDMRKKIMTGSFEFPEEEWSQISEMAKDIVRKLLKVKPEERLTIEGVLDHPWLNSTEALDNILPSAQLMMDKAMVAGIQQAHAEQLANMRIQDLKVSLKPLHSVNNPILRKRKLLGTKPKDGVYIHDPENGSNDSNVALEKLRDVIAQCILPQAGENEDEKLNEVMQEAWKYNRECKLLRDTLQSFSWNGRGFTDKVDRLKLAEIVKQVIEEQTNSHDSQ; via the exons ATGTCGCACGATCACGACATGGACAGGACGATCAAG GAAACCTCCATTTTAGAGGAATACAACATAAACTGGACTCAgaagctgggagctgggatcaGTGGCCCTGTTAG AGTCTGCATGAAAAAATCCTCCCAAGAACGCTTTGCACTGAAAATCCTCCTCGATCGTCCAAAAGCTCGAAATGAG GTACGTCTGCACATGATGTGTGCAACACATCCCAATATTGTTCAAATAATTGAAGTTTATGCTAACAGTGTGCAGTTCCCACATGAATCCAGCCCCAG GGCTCGGCTCCTAATTGTAATGGAGATGATGGAAGGGGGAGAGCTCTTCCACAGAATCAGCCAGCACCGGCACTTTACTGAGAAGCAAGCGAGCCAAGTAACAAAGCAG ATAGCTTTGGCTTTGCAGCATTGCCACTCACTAAACATTGCACACAGAGACCTCAAGCCTGAGAATCTCCTCTTCAAGGATAACTCTCTG GATGCACCTGTTAAATTGTGTGACTTTGGGTTTGCCAAAGTAGACCAAGGTGACTTGATGACACCCCAGTTCACTCCCTATTATGTAGCACCTCAG GTATTGGAGGCACAAAGAAGACATCAGAAAGAAAAGTCTGGTATTATCCCCACCTCTCCAACCCCTTACACCTACAACAAG AGCTGTGACCTGTGGTCCCTGGGGGTGATTATCTACGTGATGCTGTGTGGGTACCCCCCCTTCTACTCCAAGCACCACAGCCGGACGATTCCCAAGGACATGAGGAAAAAGATCATGACAGGAAGCTTCGAGTTCCCAGAGGAGGAGTGGAGCCAGATCTCAGAAATGGCAAAAGACATTGTCAGAAA gctgctgaagGTCAAACCTGAGGAACGTCTGACCATTGAGGGGGTGTTGGACCATCCCTGGCTCAATTCCACAGAAGCTCTGGACAACATCCTGCCCTCTGCCCAGCTGATGATGGACAAG GCCATGGTGGCAGGGATCCAACAGGCTCATGCAGAACAACTTGCAAACATGAGAATCCAGGACCTCAAAGTGAGCCTGAAACCCCTTCACTCCGTGAACAACCCGATCCTGCGCAAGCGGAAACTCCTGGG CACCAAGCCAAAGGATGGTGTTTACATCCATGACCCTGAGAATGGAAGCAATGATTCCAACGTGGCTCTGGAGAAGCTGAGAGATGTGATTGCTCAGTGCATTCTACCACAGGCTG GAGAGAATGAAGATGAGAAGTTGAATGAAGTGATGCAGGAGGCCTGGAAATACAACAGGGAGTGCAAATTGCTGCGAGACACCCTGCAGAGCTTCAGCTGGAACG gcAGAGGATTCACAGACAAAGTGGATCGACTAAAACTGGCAGAAATTGTCAAACAAGTGATTGAAGAGCAGACAAAT
- the MAPKAPK5 gene encoding MAP kinase-activated protein kinase 5 isoform X1 yields the protein MSHDHDMDRTIKETSILEEYNINWTQKLGAGISGPVRVCMKKSSQERFALKILLDRPKARNEIALALQHCHSLNIAHRDLKPENLLFKDNSLDAPVKLCDFGFAKVDQGDLMTPQFTPYYVAPQVLEAQRRHQKEKSGIIPTSPTPYTYNKSCDLWSLGVIIYVMLCGYPPFYSKHHSRTIPKDMRKKIMTGSFEFPEEEWSQISEMAKDIVRKLLKVKPEERLTIEGVLDHPWLNSTEALDNILPSAQLMMDKAMVAGIQQAHAEQLANMRIQDLKVSLKPLHSVNNPILRKRKLLGTKPKDGVYIHDPENGSNDSNVALEKLRDVIAQCILPQAGKGENEDEKLNEVMQEAWKYNRECKLLRDTLQSFSWNGRGFTDKVDRLKLAEIVKQVIEEQTNSHDSQ from the exons ATGTCGCACGATCACGACATGGACAGGACGATCAAG GAAACCTCCATTTTAGAGGAATACAACATAAACTGGACTCAgaagctgggagctgggatcaGTGGCCCTGTTAG AGTCTGCATGAAAAAATCCTCCCAAGAACGCTTTGCACTGAAAATCCTCCTCGATCGTCCAAAAGCTCGAAATGAG ATAGCTTTGGCTTTGCAGCATTGCCACTCACTAAACATTGCACACAGAGACCTCAAGCCTGAGAATCTCCTCTTCAAGGATAACTCTCTG GATGCACCTGTTAAATTGTGTGACTTTGGGTTTGCCAAAGTAGACCAAGGTGACTTGATGACACCCCAGTTCACTCCCTATTATGTAGCACCTCAG GTATTGGAGGCACAAAGAAGACATCAGAAAGAAAAGTCTGGTATTATCCCCACCTCTCCAACCCCTTACACCTACAACAAG AGCTGTGACCTGTGGTCCCTGGGGGTGATTATCTACGTGATGCTGTGTGGGTACCCCCCCTTCTACTCCAAGCACCACAGCCGGACGATTCCCAAGGACATGAGGAAAAAGATCATGACAGGAAGCTTCGAGTTCCCAGAGGAGGAGTGGAGCCAGATCTCAGAAATGGCAAAAGACATTGTCAGAAA gctgctgaagGTCAAACCTGAGGAACGTCTGACCATTGAGGGGGTGTTGGACCATCCCTGGCTCAATTCCACAGAAGCTCTGGACAACATCCTGCCCTCTGCCCAGCTGATGATGGACAAG GCCATGGTGGCAGGGATCCAACAGGCTCATGCAGAACAACTTGCAAACATGAGAATCCAGGACCTCAAAGTGAGCCTGAAACCCCTTCACTCCGTGAACAACCCGATCCTGCGCAAGCGGAAACTCCTGGG CACCAAGCCAAAGGATGGTGTTTACATCCATGACCCTGAGAATGGAAGCAATGATTCCAACGTGGCTCTGGAGAAGCTGAGAGATGTGATTGCTCAGTGCATTCTACCACAGGCTGGTAAAG GAGAGAATGAAGATGAGAAGTTGAATGAAGTGATGCAGGAGGCCTGGAAATACAACAGGGAGTGCAAATTGCTGCGAGACACCCTGCAGAGCTTCAGCTGGAACG gcAGAGGATTCACAGACAAAGTGGATCGACTAAAACTGGCAGAAATTGTCAAACAAGTGATTGAAGAGCAGACAAAT
- the MAPKAPK5 gene encoding MAP kinase-activated protein kinase 5 isoform X2, whose product MSHDHDMDRTIKETSILEEYNINWTQKLGAGISGPVRVCMKKSSQERFALKILLDRPKARNEIALALQHCHSLNIAHRDLKPENLLFKDNSLDAPVKLCDFGFAKVDQGDLMTPQFTPYYVAPQVLEAQRRHQKEKSGIIPTSPTPYTYNKSCDLWSLGVIIYVMLCGYPPFYSKHHSRTIPKDMRKKIMTGSFEFPEEEWSQISEMAKDIVRKLLKVKPEERLTIEGVLDHPWLNSTEALDNILPSAQLMMDKAMVAGIQQAHAEQLANMRIQDLKVSLKPLHSVNNPILRKRKLLGTKPKDGVYIHDPENGSNDSNVALEKLRDVIAQCILPQAGENEDEKLNEVMQEAWKYNRECKLLRDTLQSFSWNGRGFTDKVDRLKLAEIVKQVIEEQTNSHDSQ is encoded by the exons ATGTCGCACGATCACGACATGGACAGGACGATCAAG GAAACCTCCATTTTAGAGGAATACAACATAAACTGGACTCAgaagctgggagctgggatcaGTGGCCCTGTTAG AGTCTGCATGAAAAAATCCTCCCAAGAACGCTTTGCACTGAAAATCCTCCTCGATCGTCCAAAAGCTCGAAATGAG ATAGCTTTGGCTTTGCAGCATTGCCACTCACTAAACATTGCACACAGAGACCTCAAGCCTGAGAATCTCCTCTTCAAGGATAACTCTCTG GATGCACCTGTTAAATTGTGTGACTTTGGGTTTGCCAAAGTAGACCAAGGTGACTTGATGACACCCCAGTTCACTCCCTATTATGTAGCACCTCAG GTATTGGAGGCACAAAGAAGACATCAGAAAGAAAAGTCTGGTATTATCCCCACCTCTCCAACCCCTTACACCTACAACAAG AGCTGTGACCTGTGGTCCCTGGGGGTGATTATCTACGTGATGCTGTGTGGGTACCCCCCCTTCTACTCCAAGCACCACAGCCGGACGATTCCCAAGGACATGAGGAAAAAGATCATGACAGGAAGCTTCGAGTTCCCAGAGGAGGAGTGGAGCCAGATCTCAGAAATGGCAAAAGACATTGTCAGAAA gctgctgaagGTCAAACCTGAGGAACGTCTGACCATTGAGGGGGTGTTGGACCATCCCTGGCTCAATTCCACAGAAGCTCTGGACAACATCCTGCCCTCTGCCCAGCTGATGATGGACAAG GCCATGGTGGCAGGGATCCAACAGGCTCATGCAGAACAACTTGCAAACATGAGAATCCAGGACCTCAAAGTGAGCCTGAAACCCCTTCACTCCGTGAACAACCCGATCCTGCGCAAGCGGAAACTCCTGGG CACCAAGCCAAAGGATGGTGTTTACATCCATGACCCTGAGAATGGAAGCAATGATTCCAACGTGGCTCTGGAGAAGCTGAGAGATGTGATTGCTCAGTGCATTCTACCACAGGCTG GAGAGAATGAAGATGAGAAGTTGAATGAAGTGATGCAGGAGGCCTGGAAATACAACAGGGAGTGCAAATTGCTGCGAGACACCCTGCAGAGCTTCAGCTGGAACG gcAGAGGATTCACAGACAAAGTGGATCGACTAAAACTGGCAGAAATTGTCAAACAAGTGATTGAAGAGCAGACAAAT
- the MAPKAPK5 gene encoding MAP kinase-activated protein kinase 5 isoform X5, translating to MSHDHDMDRTIKETSILEEYNINWTQKLGAGISGPVRVCMKKSSQERFALKILLDRPKARNEVRLHMMCATHPNIVQIIEVYANSVQFPHESSPRARLLIVMEMMEGGELFHRISQHRHFTEKQASQVTKQIALALQHCHSLNIAHRDLKPENLLFKDNSLDAPVKLCDFGFAKVDQGDLMTPQFTPYYVAPQVLEAQRRHQKEKSGIIPTSPTPYTYNKSCDLWSLGVIIYVMLCGYPPFYSKHHSRTIPKDMRKKIMTGSFEFPEEEWSQISEMAKDIVRKLLKVKPEERLTIEGVLDHPWLNSTEALDNILPSAQLMMDKAMVAGIQQAHAEQLANMRIQDLKVSLKPLHSVNNPILRKRKLLGTKPKDGVYIHDPENGSNDSNVALEKLRDVIAQCILPQAGKGENEDEKLNEVMQEAWKYNRECKLLRDTLQSFSWNGRGFTDKVDRLKLAEIVKQVIEEQTNSHDSQ from the exons ATGTCGCACGATCACGACATGGACAGGACGATCAAG GAAACCTCCATTTTAGAGGAATACAACATAAACTGGACTCAgaagctgggagctgggatcaGTGGCCCTGTTAG AGTCTGCATGAAAAAATCCTCCCAAGAACGCTTTGCACTGAAAATCCTCCTCGATCGTCCAAAAGCTCGAAATGAG GTACGTCTGCACATGATGTGTGCAACACATCCCAATATTGTTCAAATAATTGAAGTTTATGCTAACAGTGTGCAGTTCCCACATGAATCCAGCCCCAG GGCTCGGCTCCTAATTGTAATGGAGATGATGGAAGGGGGAGAGCTCTTCCACAGAATCAGCCAGCACCGGCACTTTACTGAGAAGCAAGCGAGCCAAGTAACAAAGCAG ATAGCTTTGGCTTTGCAGCATTGCCACTCACTAAACATTGCACACAGAGACCTCAAGCCTGAGAATCTCCTCTTCAAGGATAACTCTCTG GATGCACCTGTTAAATTGTGTGACTTTGGGTTTGCCAAAGTAGACCAAGGTGACTTGATGACACCCCAGTTCACTCCCTATTATGTAGCACCTCAG GTATTGGAGGCACAAAGAAGACATCAGAAAGAAAAGTCTGGTATTATCCCCACCTCTCCAACCCCTTACACCTACAACAAG AGCTGTGACCTGTGGTCCCTGGGGGTGATTATCTACGTGATGCTGTGTGGGTACCCCCCCTTCTACTCCAAGCACCACAGCCGGACGATTCCCAAGGACATGAGGAAAAAGATCATGACAGGAAGCTTCGAGTTCCCAGAGGAGGAGTGGAGCCAGATCTCAGAAATGGCAAAAGACATTGTCAGAAA gctgctgaagGTCAAACCTGAGGAACGTCTGACCATTGAGGGGGTGTTGGACCATCCCTGGCTCAATTCCACAGAAGCTCTGGACAACATCCTGCCCTCTGCCCAGCTGATGATGGACAAG GCCATGGTGGCAGGGATCCAACAGGCTCATGCAGAACAACTTGCAAACATGAGAATCCAGGACCTCAAAGTGAGCCTGAAACCCCTTCACTCCGTGAACAACCCGATCCTGCGCAAGCGGAAACTCCTGGG CACCAAGCCAAAGGATGGTGTTTACATCCATGACCCTGAGAATGGAAGCAATGATTCCAACGTGGCTCTGGAGAAGCTGAGAGATGTGATTGCTCAGTGCATTCTACCACAGGCTGGTAAAG GAGAGAATGAAGATGAGAAGTTGAATGAAGTGATGCAGGAGGCCTGGAAATACAACAGGGAGTGCAAATTGCTGCGAGACACCCTGCAGAGCTTCAGCTGGAACG gcAGAGGATTCACAGACAAAGTGGATCGACTAAAACTGGCAGAAATTGTCAAACAAGTGATTGAAGAGCAGACAAAT
- the MAPKAPK5 gene encoding MAP kinase-activated protein kinase 5 isoform X3, with product MRLSLSMETSILEEYNINWTQKLGAGISGPVRVCMKKSSQERFALKILLDRPKARNEIALALQHCHSLNIAHRDLKPENLLFKDNSLDAPVKLCDFGFAKVDQGDLMTPQFTPYYVAPQVLEAQRRHQKEKSGIIPTSPTPYTYNKSCDLWSLGVIIYVMLCGYPPFYSKHHSRTIPKDMRKKIMTGSFEFPEEEWSQISEMAKDIVRKLLKVKPEERLTIEGVLDHPWLNSTEALDNILPSAQLMMDKAMVAGIQQAHAEQLANMRIQDLKVSLKPLHSVNNPILRKRKLLGTKPKDGVYIHDPENGSNDSNVALEKLRDVIAQCILPQAGKGENEDEKLNEVMQEAWKYNRECKLLRDTLQSFSWNGRGFTDKVDRLKLAEIVKQVIEEQTNSHDSQ from the exons ATGAGGCTCTCATTATCCATG GAAACCTCCATTTTAGAGGAATACAACATAAACTGGACTCAgaagctgggagctgggatcaGTGGCCCTGTTAG AGTCTGCATGAAAAAATCCTCCCAAGAACGCTTTGCACTGAAAATCCTCCTCGATCGTCCAAAAGCTCGAAATGAG ATAGCTTTGGCTTTGCAGCATTGCCACTCACTAAACATTGCACACAGAGACCTCAAGCCTGAGAATCTCCTCTTCAAGGATAACTCTCTG GATGCACCTGTTAAATTGTGTGACTTTGGGTTTGCCAAAGTAGACCAAGGTGACTTGATGACACCCCAGTTCACTCCCTATTATGTAGCACCTCAG GTATTGGAGGCACAAAGAAGACATCAGAAAGAAAAGTCTGGTATTATCCCCACCTCTCCAACCCCTTACACCTACAACAAG AGCTGTGACCTGTGGTCCCTGGGGGTGATTATCTACGTGATGCTGTGTGGGTACCCCCCCTTCTACTCCAAGCACCACAGCCGGACGATTCCCAAGGACATGAGGAAAAAGATCATGACAGGAAGCTTCGAGTTCCCAGAGGAGGAGTGGAGCCAGATCTCAGAAATGGCAAAAGACATTGTCAGAAA gctgctgaagGTCAAACCTGAGGAACGTCTGACCATTGAGGGGGTGTTGGACCATCCCTGGCTCAATTCCACAGAAGCTCTGGACAACATCCTGCCCTCTGCCCAGCTGATGATGGACAAG GCCATGGTGGCAGGGATCCAACAGGCTCATGCAGAACAACTTGCAAACATGAGAATCCAGGACCTCAAAGTGAGCCTGAAACCCCTTCACTCCGTGAACAACCCGATCCTGCGCAAGCGGAAACTCCTGGG CACCAAGCCAAAGGATGGTGTTTACATCCATGACCCTGAGAATGGAAGCAATGATTCCAACGTGGCTCTGGAGAAGCTGAGAGATGTGATTGCTCAGTGCATTCTACCACAGGCTGGTAAAG GAGAGAATGAAGATGAGAAGTTGAATGAAGTGATGCAGGAGGCCTGGAAATACAACAGGGAGTGCAAATTGCTGCGAGACACCCTGCAGAGCTTCAGCTGGAACG gcAGAGGATTCACAGACAAAGTGGATCGACTAAAACTGGCAGAAATTGTCAAACAAGTGATTGAAGAGCAGACAAAT